A single region of the Pseudorhodoplanes sp. genome encodes:
- the murA gene encoding UDP-N-acetylglucosamine 1-carboxyvinyltransferase yields MDRIRISGGRPLHGKIAISGAKNAALPLMIASLLTEDTLVLDNVPHLADVVQLQRILNNHGVDVMLSGKRLGEAENAGQTVKISAENIVDTTAPYELVSKMRASFWVIAPLLARMGEAKVSLPGGCAIGTRPVDLLLMALERLGAKIDIEAGYAVAKAPKGLRGGEIIFPKVTVGGTHVAIMAAALANGTTVIENAAQEPEVRDVADCLVKMGAKISGAGTPRIVIEGVSKLGPTRHSVLPDRIETGTYAMAVAMTGGDVLLENARPELLQSALDTLADVGATVTSTNEGIRVARNGAGLAPVSVTTEPFPGFPTDLQAQLMALMTRARGTSRITETIFENRFMHVQELARLGARISLDGQTATIEGVDRLKGAQVMATDLRASVSLVIAALAAEGETVVNRVYHLDRGFERLEEKLGACGADVERISG; encoded by the coding sequence ATGGACCGCATACGCATTTCCGGCGGCAGGCCGCTTCACGGCAAGATCGCGATTTCCGGCGCCAAGAACGCCGCTTTGCCGCTGATGATTGCGAGCCTTTTGACTGAGGACACGCTGGTCCTCGACAACGTGCCGCATCTTGCCGATGTCGTTCAGCTCCAGCGCATCCTCAACAATCACGGCGTGGACGTCATGCTGTCCGGCAAGCGGCTGGGCGAGGCCGAGAATGCCGGGCAGACCGTGAAGATTTCCGCGGAAAATATCGTCGACACCACGGCGCCCTATGAACTGGTGTCGAAGATGCGCGCGAGCTTTTGGGTCATCGCGCCGCTGCTGGCGCGGATGGGCGAGGCGAAAGTATCGTTGCCCGGCGGCTGCGCCATCGGTACGCGGCCGGTCGATCTTCTGCTGATGGCGCTGGAGCGGCTGGGCGCCAAAATCGACATCGAAGCCGGCTACGCGGTCGCCAAGGCGCCGAAAGGATTGCGCGGGGGCGAGATTATTTTCCCCAAAGTCACCGTTGGCGGCACTCATGTCGCGATCATGGCGGCGGCGCTGGCGAACGGCACGACCGTCATCGAGAACGCCGCCCAGGAGCCGGAAGTGCGCGATGTCGCGGATTGCCTCGTGAAGATGGGCGCGAAAATTTCCGGGGCCGGCACGCCCCGCATTGTCATCGAGGGCGTGTCAAAACTTGGCCCGACCCGGCACAGCGTGCTGCCGGATCGCATCGAGACCGGAACCTATGCGATGGCGGTCGCCATGACCGGCGGCGACGTGCTTCTGGAAAATGCGCGGCCGGAGTTGCTGCAATCCGCGCTCGACACGCTTGCCGATGTTGGCGCGACCGTCACCTCGACCAATGAGGGCATACGCGTCGCGCGCAACGGCGCCGGGCTCGCACCGGTGAGTGTCACGACCGAGCCGTTCCCGGGCTTTCCCACAGACCTGCAGGCGCAGCTGATGGCGCTGATGACCCGCGCCAGAGGCACCTCGCGCATCACCGAGACCATTTTCGAGAACCGCTTCATGCATGTGCAGGAGCTGGCGCGGCTCGGCGCCCGCATCTCGCTCGACGGCCAGACCGCGACCATCGAAGGCGTCGACCGCCTCAAGGGCGCGCAGGTGATGGCGACCGATCTGCGGGCCTCGGTGTCGCTCGTCATCGCCGCGCTCGCCGCCGAAGGCGAGACCGTGGTCAACCGCGTCTATCACCTCGACCGCGGCTTCGAGCGCCTGGAGGAAAAGCTCGGCGCCTGCGGCGCCGATGTGGAGCGGATTTCGGGTTAG
- a CDS encoding DedA family protein yields MDLAHLLDMIRQHGLAIVFAFAFAHSMIVALLAGYAAQSGLLETGNVLALCWGGSFAGDVIRFWIGRRFGTSWLRPWPRLQTGLQKAARLVDRHYLWLPLVHRYPNGIRTIGGFAFGMSNLSWPVFLALNFIAAALWACVTVFAGYAFGHISDTAMNDTASNVGLILLAVFLAAAWLLSKRLDQALERN; encoded by the coding sequence ATGGACCTCGCGCATCTCCTCGACATGATCCGGCAACACGGGCTGGCGATCGTCTTTGCCTTCGCCTTCGCGCACAGCATGATTGTGGCTCTGCTCGCGGGCTATGCCGCCCAGAGTGGCCTGTTGGAGACCGGCAATGTCCTGGCGCTCTGTTGGGGCGGAAGTTTTGCAGGAGACGTCATCCGCTTCTGGATCGGACGCCGATTCGGGACGTCCTGGCTGCGCCCATGGCCGCGGCTGCAAACCGGACTGCAGAAGGCCGCGCGGCTGGTCGACCGGCATTATCTGTGGCTGCCGCTTGTGCATCGCTATCCGAACGGGATCCGCACCATCGGCGGTTTTGCCTTTGGTATGTCCAATCTGTCCTGGCCGGTGTTTCTCGCACTGAACTTCATCGCCGCCGCGCTCTGGGCGTGCGTGACCGTTTTTGCCGGATACGCCTTCGGTCATATCTCCGACACGGCGATGAATGACACCGCGTCGAATGTCGGCCTGATCCTGCTGGCAGTCTTTTTGGCAGCCGCCTGGCTGCTCAGCAAGCGACTCGACCAGGCGCTCGAGCGAAACTGA
- a CDS encoding methyl-accepting chemotaxis protein, whose translation MHGAVQRLEIPDTARPQESLADIGERGGRLGVEIADIAGLIGDLTALGHKQTEQARAAVFAARQMNQTNAALAAAMDEARASADSTKTTLSETASGVAETLARTTDKLGLLGEGAITLKASIENVRATIKSVQDASEAIQEIARDTQLLALNAGVEAARAGEAGKGFAIIADAVKILADKIRPFTAENQRNLEALNRTLTALLAEADKNAAVAQTAIADAKSARETTTTLQALVESAHRLTHDIDAMSQSVESNTASYADLRTELRALVDTVKVCDAKLTLAEQRAETILGISEDFILFIAQSGIETPDSPIVALCQENARRIGALFEEALEKHEISIADLFDENYRPVANTDPQQTMTKFVALTDRLLPPIQEPILKFDPRIVFSAAVDRNGYLPTHNRKYSQRQGADPTWNAANCRNRRIFNDRTGLSAGRSTKPFLLQTYRRDMGGGNFVLMKDVSAPIMVRGRHWGGLRIGFKV comes from the coding sequence ATGCACGGTGCCGTCCAACGCCTGGAAATTCCTGACACCGCGCGTCCGCAAGAATCGCTCGCCGATATCGGTGAGCGCGGCGGACGCCTGGGTGTTGAAATCGCCGACATCGCGGGGCTGATCGGCGATCTGACGGCACTCGGCCACAAACAGACCGAGCAGGCACGCGCCGCGGTTTTCGCCGCCCGCCAGATGAATCAGACCAATGCCGCGCTCGCGGCCGCGATGGACGAAGCGCGCGCTTCCGCCGATTCGACAAAAACGACCCTGAGCGAAACCGCGAGCGGCGTCGCGGAAACATTGGCGCGCACCACAGACAAGCTGGGTTTGCTTGGCGAAGGCGCGATCACGCTGAAAGCGTCGATCGAGAATGTGCGCGCAACTATCAAAAGCGTGCAGGACGCGAGCGAGGCAATCCAGGAGATCGCGCGCGACACACAGTTGCTGGCGCTGAATGCCGGCGTGGAGGCCGCACGCGCGGGAGAAGCCGGCAAAGGCTTCGCCATCATCGCCGACGCGGTGAAGATTCTGGCCGACAAGATCCGGCCCTTCACTGCAGAGAACCAGCGCAATCTGGAAGCGCTGAACCGCACACTGACGGCCCTGCTCGCGGAGGCCGACAAGAATGCGGCCGTCGCGCAGACCGCCATTGCCGATGCCAAATCCGCGCGCGAAACAACGACCACGCTGCAGGCGCTGGTGGAATCGGCGCATCGCCTGACCCATGACATCGACGCGATGTCGCAATCGGTCGAATCCAACACTGCCAGCTACGCCGATCTGCGCACCGAGCTCCGGGCGCTGGTGGACACGGTGAAAGTCTGCGACGCCAAGCTCACGCTGGCCGAACAGCGCGCCGAAACCATTCTCGGGATCAGCGAGGATTTCATCCTGTTCATCGCCCAGAGCGGCATCGAGACTCCGGACAGTCCGATCGTGGCGCTGTGCCAGGAGAATGCCCGCAGGATTGGCGCCTTGTTCGAGGAGGCGCTGGAGAAACACGAAATTTCCATCGCCGACCTGTTCGACGAAAATTATCGGCCTGTGGCCAATACCGATCCGCAGCAGACGATGACGAAATTCGTGGCGCTGACCGATCGCCTGTTGCCGCCGATCCAGGAACCGATCCTGAAATTCGATCCGCGCATCGTGTTCAGCGCCGCCGTCGACCGGAACGGTTATCTGCCGACGCACAACCGCAAATATTCGCAGCGCCAAGGCGCCGATCCGACCTGGAACGCAGCCAATTGCCGCAACCGCCGCATCTTCAATGACCGCACCGGCCTCTCGGCCGGACGCTCCACCAAGCCGTTCCTGTTGCAGACTTATCGCCGCGACATGGGCGGCGGCAATTTCGTGCTGATGAAGGATGTGTCGGCGCCGATCATGGTGCGCGGCCGGCACTGGGGCGGGTTGCGGATCGGCTTCAAGGTCTGA
- a CDS encoding cytochrome c, translated as MRKALFSLSAMLAATLPAIAADADDVRSGRELVRQICAECHAVRPAEVESPNRRAPSFEDIAGVAGMTPIALKVALRSSHREMPNLILNENEIEQVVAYILSLPGDRR; from the coding sequence ATGAGGAAAGCCCTGTTCAGTTTGTCCGCGATGCTGGCTGCGACTCTTCCCGCGATCGCGGCCGATGCCGACGATGTGCGTAGCGGCCGCGAACTGGTCAGGCAAATCTGCGCCGAGTGCCATGCTGTTCGTCCCGCCGAGGTGGAATCGCCCAATCGCAGGGCGCCGAGCTTTGAAGATATCGCCGGCGTCGCTGGGATGACTCCCATTGCACTGAAGGTGGCGCTGCGATCCTCGCACCGTGAGATGCCCAATCTCATTCTGAACGAGAACGAAATCGAACAGGTCGTCGCTTACATCCTGAGCTTGCCGGGAGACCGCCGATGA
- a CDS encoding cytochrome c codes for MRAAIHALAALLMMTTLASAQDAMERGRRLAEKLCADCHAIGKWQRSPLAGAPPFRRLEPRVDFDELQQRLQEGIVSGHPAMPMFILSAEEARALVVYLRAIRNS; via the coding sequence ATGAGAGCTGCCATCCACGCGCTCGCGGCGTTGCTCATGATGACAACCCTCGCCTCCGCCCAGGACGCCATGGAGCGCGGCCGCCGGCTGGCGGAAAAATTGTGCGCAGATTGCCATGCGATCGGCAAATGGCAGCGCAGCCCGCTGGCAGGAGCGCCGCCTTTCCGGCGGCTCGAGCCGCGCGTCGATTTCGATGAATTGCAGCAGCGGCTGCAGGAGGGAATCGTGTCCGGGCATCCGGCCATGCCGATGTTCATCCTCTCGGCAGAGGAAGCCCGCGCCCTCGTCGTCTATCTCCGGGCGATACGCAATTCCTGA
- the hemA gene encoding 5-aminolevulinate synthase, whose translation MNYKDFFQNALDRLHDERRYRVFADLERIAGRFPETIWHSPQGPREIIVWCSNDYLGMGQHPKVIGAMVETATRMGTGAGGTRNISGTNHPLVELERELADLHGKESALIFTSGYVSNQTGISTIAKLIPNVLILSDSYNHNSMIEGVRQSGCEKQIFRHNDLAHLEELLKAAVDRPKLIVFESIYSMDADIAPIEGICDLAEKYNAMTYIDEVHAVGMYGKRGGGVAERDGLMQRIDVIEGTLGKAFGCFGGYVAASNTVCDAVRSYAPGFIFTTALPPAVCAAAAASIRHLKNSQWERDRHQERVARVKAVLTAAGLPVMPSDTHIVPIFVGDPEKCKAASDLLLADHGIYIQPINYPTVPKGTERLRVTPTPYHNDQLVDALAEALVDVWQRLQLPLKTPAIAAE comes from the coding sequence ATGAATTACAAAGACTTTTTTCAGAACGCCCTGGATCGCTTGCATGATGAGCGCCGTTACCGGGTTTTCGCCGATCTGGAGCGCATCGCCGGCCGGTTTCCGGAGACGATCTGGCATTCTCCGCAGGGCCCGCGCGAAATCATCGTCTGGTGCTCGAACGATTATCTCGGCATGGGCCAGCACCCCAAAGTCATCGGCGCCATGGTCGAAACGGCGACCCGCATGGGTACCGGCGCCGGCGGCACCCGCAATATTTCCGGCACCAATCACCCGCTGGTCGAGCTGGAGCGCGAGCTCGCCGACCTGCACGGCAAGGAATCGGCGCTGATTTTCACCTCCGGCTATGTCTCCAATCAGACCGGCATTTCCACCATCGCCAAGCTGATCCCCAACGTCCTGATCCTGTCGGATTCCTACAACCACAATTCGATGATCGAGGGCGTGCGCCAGTCCGGCTGCGAGAAGCAGATTTTCCGCCACAATGACCTCGCCCATCTCGAAGAGCTGCTGAAAGCCGCGGTCGACCGTCCGAAGCTGATCGTGTTCGAAAGCATCTATTCCATGGATGCCGACATCGCGCCGATCGAAGGCATCTGCGATCTCGCCGAGAAGTATAACGCGATGACCTATATCGACGAGGTGCACGCGGTCGGCATGTACGGCAAGCGCGGCGGCGGCGTCGCCGAGCGCGACGGCCTGATGCAGCGCATCGACGTCATCGAAGGCACCCTCGGCAAGGCATTCGGCTGCTTCGGCGGCTATGTCGCAGCGAGCAATACGGTGTGCGATGCGGTGCGCTCCTACGCCCCGGGTTTCATCTTCACCACCGCCTTGCCGCCGGCGGTCTGCGCTGCGGCGGCAGCGTCCATCCGCCATCTGAAGAATTCGCAATGGGAACGCGACCGGCATCAGGAGCGTGTCGCGCGCGTCAAGGCGGTGCTCACTGCCGCCGGCCTGCCGGTGATGCCGAGCGACACGCATATCGTTCCGATCTTTGTCGGCGATCCGGAGAAGTGCAAGGCGGCAAGCGATCTGCTGCTCGCTGATCACGGCATCTACATCCAGCCGATCAACTATCCGACCGTGCCGAAGGGTACCGAGCGCCTGCGCGTGACGCCGACGCCCTATCACAACGATCAACTGGTCGATGCGCTGGCGGAGGCTCTGGTTGATGTGTGGCAGCGCCTGCAATTGCCGTTGAAGACGCCGGCGATCGCGGCGGAGTAG
- a CDS encoding AbrB family transcriptional regulator, with protein MRPTWCPIWLTSLAETLLIGTLGGALFAWFGFPAGWLSGAMIAVAAAALAQRSMHVPAPLARVVFVAVGISLGAAVTPETLRGIATWPFSVILLVMATICVTFASAFYLRKVHGWDTLSALFGSMPGALSQVMAYANQNKSDLRGIAIVQTIRVVILTAFLPMTLAALGLIDPASAGLQRGLDAPLHELAILVIVSSAVAALLQWMRFPGGLIFGAMLVSAVLHGSGFIHAVLPWWVVNTTMVALGAITGSRFANTGLRLLTQYLGAGLGSFAVATAVVAAFAWAAISLMSLRVADVVVSYSPGALDAMMIVALALHLDPIFVGAHHVARFMLVSLALPVFVRMFGGKQ; from the coding sequence ATGCGTCCCACTTGGTGTCCCATCTGGCTGACCAGTCTGGCTGAGACGCTGCTCATCGGCACGTTAGGCGGCGCGCTGTTCGCCTGGTTCGGTTTTCCCGCAGGCTGGCTGTCGGGTGCGATGATTGCAGTCGCCGCCGCGGCGCTGGCGCAGAGGTCGATGCATGTGCCCGCGCCTCTGGCGCGGGTGGTCTTTGTCGCAGTCGGTATTTCGCTTGGTGCCGCGGTGACGCCGGAGACTCTGCGCGGAATCGCCACCTGGCCGTTCAGCGTGATCCTTCTGGTCATGGCAACGATTTGCGTAACGTTCGCCAGCGCCTTCTATCTGCGCAAGGTGCATGGCTGGGACACGCTGTCCGCCCTGTTCGGTTCGATGCCGGGCGCATTGTCGCAGGTGATGGCCTACGCCAACCAGAACAAGTCTGATCTGCGCGGCATCGCCATCGTGCAGACGATCCGCGTGGTGATCCTGACGGCGTTTCTGCCGATGACGCTCGCGGCTCTGGGCCTCATCGATCCGGCGTCGGCCGGCTTGCAGCGCGGCCTCGATGCGCCGCTGCATGAGCTTGCCATTCTCGTCATCGTCAGCAGCGCCGTTGCGGCGCTGCTGCAGTGGATGCGCTTCCCTGGCGGTCTCATCTTCGGCGCCATGCTGGTTTCGGCGGTGCTGCATGGCAGTGGCTTCATTCACGCCGTGTTGCCGTGGTGGGTAGTCAACACGACCATGGTTGCGCTCGGCGCCATCACCGGATCGCGTTTCGCCAATACCGGTCTGCGGCTGCTGACGCAATATCTCGGTGCGGGACTGGGGTCCTTCGCGGTCGCGACCGCGGTGGTCGCGGCTTTCGCCTGGGCCGCGATCAGTCTGATGTCGTTGCGGGTCGCCGATGTCGTCGTTTCATATTCGCCGGGCGCGCTCGATGCGATGATGATTGTCGCGCTGGCCCTGCATCTTGATCCGATCTTCGTCGGCGCGCATCATGTCGCGCGCTTCATGCTGGTGTCGCTGGCGCTGCCGGTCTTCGTGCGGATGTTCGGCGGGAAGCAATGA
- a CDS encoding amidohydrolase family protein, with protein MSRIHIKGGTIVTMDPAVPDLARGDILIENGKIAAIAETLDGAGAEVIDAGNMIVIPGLINSHIHTWQSALRGIAADWTVAQYMQAMHRGLATLFRPEDIYIANLMGALNQINSGTTTLVDWYHNNPTPDHTNAAVRGLDESGIRALFLHGSPKPNPKPGQKHFSEVPMPRSEVERLLKGRFASKDGLLTMGLAILGPYYSVYEVTRTDVLLAKELGLMASMHVGGGKPMVADGHERLLKEKLVGPHYNIVHGNDVAPETVRAIVGEGGTFVVTAEVELQMGYGDPLTGLLQQCNSPVTIGSDVEPAARGDMFTAMRVTLQHERNRWIIDDLQKTGKRPETMPVTTRHALEWATINGARVAGLADRTGSLTPGKQADIVLLRADDLAMFPVRNPIGSVVMQGGVSSVDTVFIAGRAVKRNGKLLFAGLDARKAELAASGNRIMEAFDALPGRAA; from the coding sequence ATGTCACGCATTCACATCAAGGGCGGCACGATTGTCACAATGGACCCGGCCGTCCCCGACCTTGCGCGCGGCGACATCCTGATCGAGAACGGCAAGATCGCGGCGATCGCGGAGACTCTCGATGGCGCGGGCGCCGAGGTGATCGACGCCGGCAACATGATCGTCATTCCCGGCCTGATCAATTCGCACATTCACACCTGGCAAAGCGCGCTGCGCGGCATCGCCGCCGACTGGACGGTGGCGCAATACATGCAGGCGATGCATCGCGGCCTTGCCACGCTGTTCCGACCGGAAGACATCTACATCGCCAACCTGATGGGCGCGCTGAACCAGATCAATTCCGGAACGACGACGCTGGTTGACTGGTATCACAACAATCCGACCCCCGATCACACCAATGCCGCCGTGCGCGGGCTCGACGAGTCGGGCATCCGCGCCCTGTTCCTGCACGGCTCGCCGAAGCCGAACCCCAAGCCGGGCCAGAAGCATTTCAGCGAAGTCCCGATGCCGCGCTCGGAAGTGGAGCGCCTGCTGAAGGGCCGCTTCGCAAGCAAGGACGGCCTGCTGACCATGGGGCTTGCGATCCTTGGGCCCTATTATTCCGTTTATGAGGTCACGCGCACGGACGTGCTGCTGGCGAAAGAACTTGGCCTGATGGCGAGCATGCATGTCGGCGGCGGCAAGCCGATGGTCGCCGACGGCCACGAGCGGCTGCTCAAGGAGAAGCTCGTCGGCCCGCATTACAATATCGTGCATGGCAACGACGTCGCCCCCGAGACCGTGCGCGCCATTGTCGGCGAAGGCGGCACGTTCGTCGTCACCGCCGAGGTTGAGCTGCAGATGGGTTATGGCGATCCGCTGACCGGCCTCCTGCAGCAATGCAATTCGCCGGTGACGATCGGCTCCGACGTCGAGCCGGCGGCGCGCGGCGACATGTTTACGGCGATGCGCGTGACGCTGCAGCACGAACGCAACCGCTGGATCATCGATGACCTGCAGAAGACCGGCAAGCGTCCGGAAACGATGCCGGTCACAACGCGGCATGCGCTGGAATGGGCGACCATCAATGGCGCGCGCGTGGCCGGCCTCGCCGATCGCACCGGCTCGCTGACGCCCGGCAAACAGGCCGACATCGTCCTCTTGCGCGCGGACGATCTGGCGATGTTCCCGGTGCGCAATCCGATCGGCTCGGTGGTGATGCAGGGCGGCGTGTCGAGCGTTGATACGGTGTTCATCGCCGGCCGCGCCGTGAAGCGTAACGGCAAGCTTCTGTTCGCAGGCCTCGACGCCCGCAAGGCCGAGCTCGCCGCCTCCGGCAACCGGATCATGGAGGCGTTCGACGCTCTCCCGGGACGCGCGGCCTGA
- a CDS encoding glutamate--cysteine ligase, whose amino-acid sequence MARDQIDMTPVERRDELVAWFEAGCKPRAQWRIGTEHEKFPFTVHRQNPVPYEGPRGIRALLEGMQLLLGWEPIMEGENIIGLYDVTGGGAISLEPGGQFELSGAPVETIHQTHTELMAHLAQVREVARPLGIGFLGMGMTPKWTRAEIPKMPKGRYRIMTEYMPKVGKLGLDMMYRTCTVQTNLDFSSEADMVKKLRVSLALQPVGTALFANSPFTEGKPNGFLSFRSEIWRDTDADRSGMLPWAFESGMGFERWVDYALDVPMYFIKRGDTYLDVSGQSFRDLFTGKLASLPGEKATISDWANHISTIFPEVRLKRYLEMRGSDGGPWRRLPALPAFWVGLLYDQTSLDAAWDLVKNWTAEERQKLRDDVPKLGFAAKIRNHTLLSLATETLALARNGLTRRARKDPGGADETRYLEPLEDLVSRGTTPAEELLTKYHGEWAGSVEPIFTEYAY is encoded by the coding sequence ATGGCCCGTGACCAGATCGACATGACGCCGGTCGAGCGGCGCGACGAACTCGTCGCCTGGTTCGAGGCCGGCTGCAAGCCGAGGGCGCAATGGCGGATCGGCACCGAGCACGAGAAATTCCCGTTCACGGTGCATCGTCAAAATCCGGTGCCCTATGAGGGCCCGCGCGGCATCCGCGCATTACTGGAAGGCATGCAACTCCTGCTCGGCTGGGAGCCGATCATGGAGGGGGAGAACATTATCGGCCTCTACGATGTGACCGGCGGCGGCGCCATCTCGCTCGAGCCGGGCGGCCAGTTTGAATTGTCCGGCGCGCCGGTGGAGACCATTCACCAGACGCATACCGAGTTGATGGCACATCTGGCACAGGTGCGGGAAGTGGCACGCCCGCTCGGCATCGGCTTCCTCGGCATGGGCATGACGCCGAAATGGACCCGCGCCGAGATTCCGAAAATGCCGAAGGGCCGCTATCGCATCATGACCGAGTATATGCCGAAGGTCGGCAAGCTCGGCCTCGACATGATGTATCGGACCTGCACGGTGCAGACCAATCTCGACTTCTCCTCGGAAGCCGACATGGTGAAGAAGCTGCGCGTGTCGCTGGCGTTGCAACCCGTCGGCACGGCCCTGTTCGCCAACTCGCCTTTCACCGAAGGCAAGCCGAACGGCTTTCTCTCGTTCCGTTCGGAAATCTGGCGCGACACCGACGCCGACCGGTCTGGCATGCTGCCATGGGCGTTCGAGAGCGGCATGGGCTTCGAACGCTGGGTCGATTACGCGCTCGACGTTCCGATGTATTTCATCAAGCGCGGCGACACCTATCTCGACGTATCGGGGCAATCCTTCCGCGATCTGTTCACCGGCAAGCTCGCCTCATTACCAGGCGAGAAGGCGACCATTTCCGACTGGGCCAACCACATCTCGACGATATTTCCGGAGGTCCGCCTGAAGCGCTATCTGGAGATGCGCGGCTCCGACGGCGGCCCGTGGCGCCGCCTGCCGGCCTTGCCCGCCTTCTGGGTCGGCCTGCTCTATGATCAGACGTCACTCGATGCGGCATGGGATCTTGTCAAGAACTGGACCGCGGAGGAACGCCAGAAGCTGCGCGACGATGTGCCGAAGCTTGGCTTCGCCGCGAAAATCCGCAATCACACCCTGCTTTCGCTCGCGACCGAGACGCTGGCGCTGGCGCGCAACGGCTTGACGCGCCGCGCCCGCAAGGATCCCGGCGGCGCCGATGAGACGCGTTATCTCGAGCCGCTCGAAGACCTCGTCTCACGCGGCACGACACCGGCGGAAGAATTGCTGACAAAGTATCATGGCGAATGGGCGGGCTCGGTGGAGCCGATCTTTACGGAATATGCGTATTGA
- the ybaK gene encoding Cys-tRNA(Pro) deacylase — protein sequence MAKGTPAIVALEKTGVAFTLHEYEYDPNAARIGLQAAEALGVSPARLLKTLMAKAGGHVVCVLAPSDKDVSLKKLAAAAKAKDAAMLPPAEAERATGYHVGGISPFGQKKRASYFMDASALAHPTVIVNGGRRGLQIEIAPSDLVRLLAATSADLCM from the coding sequence GTGGCCAAAGGCACACCTGCGATTGTCGCGCTTGAAAAGACCGGTGTCGCCTTCACGCTGCACGAATACGAATACGATCCAAATGCCGCGCGCATCGGTTTGCAGGCCGCGGAAGCGCTTGGAGTCTCGCCCGCGCGGCTTTTGAAGACGCTGATGGCGAAAGCCGGCGGTCATGTCGTGTGCGTGCTGGCGCCGTCCGACAAGGATGTGAGCCTGAAGAAACTTGCGGCGGCAGCGAAAGCCAAGGACGCCGCCATGCTGCCGCCGGCTGAGGCCGAACGCGCCACCGGCTATCATGTCGGCGGCATTTCGCCGTTCGGGCAAAAGAAGCGCGCGAGCTATTTCATGGATGCTTCGGCACTCGCGCATCCGACTGTCATCGTGAATGGCGGAAGGCGCGGGCTGCAGATCGAGATCGCGCCGAGTGACCTCGTGCGATTGCTCGCCGCCACATCGGCCGATCTCTGCATGTAG
- a CDS encoding LysR substrate-binding domain-containing protein, whose amino-acid sequence MTTMIDVDQLRTFIAIAETGSFTKAAEVVHKTQSAVSMQMKRLEERLDKPVFARDGRASKLTEDGEKLLDYARRIVKLNMEALAAFSGKELSGRVRLGVPDDYADRYLPEIMARFSRAYPGVELTVLCEPSVDLLERIESNELDLAIVTATEGQRPSEAFRRERLLWVTSARHATHCEDLLPLALGKQSCCWRRLALDALEKIGRPHRILYTSSNAGAYAAAVLAGLAVSVMPESGLRPGMRVLTPADGFPELSHCRIGLVRNPHESSALADALAEHIISSLDNLSDAAQAAE is encoded by the coding sequence ATGACCACCATGATCGATGTCGACCAGCTCCGGACCTTCATTGCGATTGCCGAGACCGGCAGTTTCACCAAGGCGGCGGAGGTGGTGCACAAGACTCAGTCTGCAGTGTCCATGCAGATGAAGCGGCTGGAGGAGCGACTCGACAAGCCGGTCTTCGCGCGGGACGGGCGCGCCTCCAAGCTTACCGAGGACGGTGAGAAGCTGCTCGATTACGCCCGCCGCATCGTGAAGCTGAACATGGAGGCGCTGGCCGCCTTCTCCGGCAAGGAATTGTCGGGGCGCGTGCGGCTCGGCGTGCCTGACGATTATGCCGACCGCTACCTGCCGGAAATCATGGCGCGGTTTTCGCGCGCGTATCCAGGAGTCGAGCTGACGGTTTTGTGCGAGCCGTCGGTCGATCTGCTGGAGCGAATCGAATCCAATGAGCTCGATCTCGCCATCGTCACCGCGACGGAAGGGCAGCGGCCATCGGAAGCCTTTCGCCGTGAACGCTTGTTGTGGGTGACGTCGGCACGCCACGCGACGCATTGCGAGGATCTGCTGCCGCTCGCGCTCGGCAAGCAGAGCTGCTGCTGGCGGCGCCTTGCGCTCGACGCTTTGGAGAAGATCGGTCGGCCGCACCGCATTCTCTACACAAGCTCGAATGCCGGCGCCTACGCCGCCGCCGTGCTCGCGGGTCTTGCAGTATCCGTGATGCCGGAATCCGGATTGCGGCCCGGCATGCGTGTGCTGACGCCGGCCGATGGTTTCCCGGAATTGTCGCATTGCCGCATCGGCCTTGTGCGCAACCCGCATGAAAGCTCGGCGCTCGCCGATGCACTGGCCGAGCACATCATCTCCTCGCTCGACAACCTGTCGGACGCTGCGCAGGCGGCCGAGTGA